One genomic segment of Deltaproteobacteria bacterium includes these proteins:
- a CDS encoding molybdopterin molybdotransferase MoeA codes for MSTTPTNVSLEEMIALLDGALGDHRLPTLTLPVRGALGRVLAAEQHARLDLPPFDKSAMDGYAILAGDEAGAHRVLGRVAAGDAAPQVLEPGTTVKVMTGAPVPAGAARVVMQEHAHEEDGAVVFTVPAPSSSTNICARGEDLRRGERVLAAGRRLGPLEVANLVASGVTEVEVARPLRLALFSTGDEVVRDPADLTPGKILDTNTPLLEALAPRFGLELVRSEHLPDDREATAAGIRAGLAEADLVTLSGGISTGDFDHVQGALSDLGLRLLFSGVKIKPGRPLSAAATADHRLVIGLPGNPVAVFLTFQLCLLHVARRLSGEVDATPELVLPLGRPFRRKKAHRQEYVPARLDEARRPVPVEFHGSAHLAALMEADGFFVVPPGPGQLDEGAPVRFLPFR; via the coding sequence CCCTCCTCGACGGTGCCCTGGGAGACCACCGCCTCCCCACCCTCACCCTGCCCGTCCGCGGGGCCCTCGGGCGCGTGCTGGCGGCCGAGCAGCACGCCCGCCTCGACCTGCCCCCCTTCGACAAGTCCGCCATGGACGGCTACGCCATCCTCGCCGGGGACGAGGCCGGCGCCCACCGCGTGCTGGGGCGCGTCGCGGCGGGGGACGCCGCCCCGCAGGTGCTCGAGCCCGGCACCACGGTGAAGGTCATGACCGGCGCGCCGGTGCCGGCGGGCGCCGCCCGGGTGGTGATGCAGGAGCACGCCCACGAGGAGGACGGCGCGGTGGTCTTCACGGTGCCCGCCCCCTCCTCCTCCACCAACATCTGCGCGAGGGGCGAGGACCTGCGGCGCGGCGAGCGGGTGCTGGCCGCCGGGCGGCGCCTCGGGCCCCTGGAGGTGGCGAACCTGGTGGCCAGCGGCGTCACCGAGGTCGAGGTGGCGCGGCCCCTGCGCCTCGCCCTCTTCTCCACCGGCGACGAGGTGGTCCGCGATCCCGCCGACCTGACCCCCGGGAAGATCCTCGACACGAACACGCCCCTGCTGGAGGCCCTGGCTCCCCGCTTCGGCCTGGAGCTGGTCCGCAGCGAGCACCTCCCTGACGACCGGGAGGCCACCGCCGCGGGGATCCGCGCCGGGCTGGCCGAGGCCGATCTGGTCACCCTCTCCGGGGGCATCTCCACCGGCGACTTCGACCACGTGCAGGGCGCGCTCTCCGACCTCGGCCTGCGCCTCCTCTTCAGCGGCGTGAAGATCAAGCCGGGCCGCCCCCTCTCTGCCGCCGCCACCGCCGACCACCGCCTGGTCATCGGCCTGCCCGGCAACCCGGTGGCGGTCTTCCTGACCTTCCAGCTCTGCCTGCTCCACGTCGCCCGCCGCCTCTCCGGTGAGGTCGACGCCACGCCGGAGCTCGTCCTGCCCCTGGGCCGCCCCTTCCGCCGCAAGAAGGCCCACCGTCAGGAGTACGTCCCCGCCCGCCTCGACGAGGCCCGCCGCCCGGTGCCCGTCGAGTTCCACGGCTCGGCCCACCTCGCCGCCCTGATGGAGGCCGACGGCTTCTTCGTCGTGCCCCCCGGCCCCGGGCAGCTCGACGAGGGCGCGCCCGTCCGCTTCCTGCCCTTCCGCTAG